A stretch of DNA from Candidatus Niyogibacteria bacterium:
AAAATTCAAAGCATTTACAACCAGATGCCCGGGCTCAAGCAGCATGTGGAGTATGAGTTGCTCTTAAAAAGAACCATTGAAGGAAAACATTTTGGAGATTTGAATGTTATATTGAAAAAAGGTGTTTTTCTATCATTCATAGAAAAACATTCTTTAAGTTTCCAAGAGGCGCGGGAAAGATTTCCTAAAACCACCATTATAATATATGGTGGTGAAGCCTACATAATAAAGGGTTTTAAATTAGGAAAGGAATTGATCGCTCTCAGAAAAAGAGCGGTTTCTGCGGCAGAAAAGTTGAAACAGTAAATAGCAAAGAAAGGATAAAGAAGTATTCAATATTAAGTTAAATATGAAGATGAAACAGCAAAGCAGAGGGCAAAAAAAGATTGGAAGAGAGCATGGAAGATAGGATGGCGCTGGCAAAAGCGCTGCATCTGCTTTGAACAACCCTCACACTTAAACGATAGGTGTGGGGGTTTTATTTTTTTGCTTTTTTATGTATAATTTAAAAAATGAACCCCGAAATGAGAATTAAAAAACCAAAAATGCCAAAAATGAAAAAGTTTAAAAATTTCTTTGCCGGAAATTCTTTCGGCAAAAATATTTTTTTCGCCATTTTGATTTTTTTCACTTTGGCCGGACTTTACGCTTCGCTGGCCGGGCAATTCAAAGAGACGAAAGAAATTTCTTTTTCCGAACTGGCTTTAAAAATCAGGGCCGAAGAAGTGAAGAAAGTGACGATTAAAGGAAATGATTTGGAAATTCTTTTGAAAAATAACGAAGAATTCAAGGTAAAAAAAGAATCCGAAGCTGTTTTTTCCGAGGTTCTCTTGAATTATGGCGTAACTCAAAAGCAGTTGGCAGAGCTGGAAGTGGAAATTAAAGAGCCGTCCGGCTTTTGGTTTTGGCTGGGCGCAATTCTTCCTTTTCTTCTGCCGTTTTTGATTATCGCCGGTTTTTTCTGGCTGACCGCCAAGCAGGTTCAGCGCGCCAACATTCAGGCGTTCGGTTTCGGCCAATCAAAGGCGCGGATGGTTATGCCCGATGACGCTAAAGAAAAAGTGACTTTTAACGATGTGGCCGGCGTTAAAGAAGCCAAAGAAGAATTGATGGAAGTGGTGGAATTTTTAAAGAATCCCAAGAAATTTCTGGAAATCGGCGCGCGCATTCCCAAAGGCGCGCTTTTAATGGGGCCGCCTGGCGCGGGAAAAACTTTGCTGGCGCGGGCGGTGGCGGGCGAAGCATATGTCCCATTTCTTCATATTTCCGGTTCGGAATTCGTGGAAATGTTCGTGGGCGTGGGCGCGAGCCGCGTTCGAGACACTTTTTTAATGGCAAAAAAAGCCGCGCCTTCCATTATTTTTATTGATGAGCTTGACGCCATTGGCCGGCATCGCGGCGCGGGATTGGGCGGCGGACATGATGAAAGGGAACAGACTCTAAACCAAATTTTAGTGGAATTGGACGGTTTTGAACCGCATGAAAAAGTAATCGTTTTGGCTGCCACGAATCGGCCGGATATTTTAGATCCGGCGCTTCTGCGGCCGGGCCGTTTTGATCGGCGGATAGTGGTGGATCTTCCGGATTTGAATGATCGCGAACAAATTTTAAAGATTCACGCCCAAAAGAAAAAAATAGCCAAAGACGTCAATTTCCGCCGGATTGCCGAGAGAACGCCCGGACTTTCCGGCGCGGATCTTCAAAATATCGTGAACGAGGCGGTAATTTTGGCGGCGCGTGAAAACAGGAAAGAAGCGAGGCAAAGCGATTTGACGAATGCGATTGAAAAAGTAATGCTGGGGCCGGAAAGAAAAAGCCATATTCTTTCAAAAAAAGAAAAAGAAATCGCCGCTTATCACGAGGCGGGGCACGCTTTGACGGCCGCAGCTATCTTCGATGCCGACCCGGTTCATAAAGTTTCCATTGTTTCGCGCGGCCGAGCCGCGGGCTATACGATGAAATTACCAATTGAAGATCGGCATCTTTATTCGCGAAAGCATTTTTTGGCCGAATTAGCCGTGTCTTTGGGCGGTTTCGCTTCGGAAAAAGAAGTTTTTAAAGAAATTACCACTGGCGCTTCCGATGATTTAAGAAAAGCCACGGATTTGGCGCGCGCTCTGGCGACAAAATACGGAATGTCCGATAAAATCGGCCCGATTTCTTTCGGCGAGCAGGATGAAATGATTTTTTTAGGAAAAGAAATCGGACACGCCAAGAATTATTCGGAAAAAGTGGCTACTTTGATTGACGATGAAGTCAGCCGGTTTATGAAAGAAGCGTTTAAAAAAGCGGGAAAAATTATCAAAGAAAAAAGAGAAGTTTTAAACGCTCTGGCCGGACGCTTGATAGAAAAAGAAACTATTGAGCGCGATGATTTTGAAAAATTAATGGCTTCATTCGGCCTTTTGCCGAAAAAAGCGGCAATTTAAATACCAGCCGTTTTATGGGGACGGATGCGTAGCTCAATGGCAGAGCGCAGAGCTTATACCTCTGTGGTTCCAGGTTCGAGTCCTGGCGCATCCATATTATTGGCGTAGTTATACAATAATAACAGTTAATTTTTTTATTT
This window harbors:
- the hflB gene encoding ATP-dependent zinc metalloprotease FtsH; translation: MKKFKNFFAGNSFGKNIFFAILIFFTLAGLYASLAGQFKETKEISFSELALKIRAEEVKKVTIKGNDLEILLKNNEEFKVKKESEAVFSEVLLNYGVTQKQLAELEVEIKEPSGFWFWLGAILPFLLPFLIIAGFFWLTAKQVQRANIQAFGFGQSKARMVMPDDAKEKVTFNDVAGVKEAKEELMEVVEFLKNPKKFLEIGARIPKGALLMGPPGAGKTLLARAVAGEAYVPFLHISGSEFVEMFVGVGASRVRDTFLMAKKAAPSIIFIDELDAIGRHRGAGLGGGHDEREQTLNQILVELDGFEPHEKVIVLAATNRPDILDPALLRPGRFDRRIVVDLPDLNDREQILKIHAQKKKIAKDVNFRRIAERTPGLSGADLQNIVNEAVILAARENRKEARQSDLTNAIEKVMLGPERKSHILSKKEKEIAAYHEAGHALTAAAIFDADPVHKVSIVSRGRAAGYTMKLPIEDRHLYSRKHFLAELAVSLGGFASEKEVFKEITTGASDDLRKATDLARALATKYGMSDKIGPISFGEQDEMIFLGKEIGHAKNYSEKVATLIDDEVSRFMKEAFKKAGKIIKEKREVLNALAGRLIEKETIERDDFEKLMASFGLLPKKAAI